A region from the Lentimonas sp. CC4 genome encodes:
- the hemG gene encoding protoporphyrinogen oxidase, whose protein sequence is MNAPAHSPKTCIIGAGISGLARAWQLKRAGQDCTVLEQSALPGGAMRSVRDGEHLAEEGPNSILLNSLEIEAFLDSIPGLNDSIIEALPEANKRFIVRDGKPHAVPMGPISAITTPLWSFAGKLRVLKEPFVKAAPADGEESVANFVRRRLGDQLYRYAINPLVGGIYAGDPEKLSLPYAFPKLHALDQNHGGLIRGAIAKMRAARANKGPKPRKRIISFKNGMAELPEKLAAALGDSLHTAVTIQSIRKSDSQWTVTWKHPDGTVTEDSFDKLILTVPAHRAAHLPFDSELQGQLSALDAIDYPPVSVLSLGFKRADVAHPIDGFGALVPECEGRKILGVLFPSSLFPQRAPDGEVLLTVFIGGERQPECATADTEALMRTVLPELEQLLGVTGQPTFVHHKHWDKAIPQYKLGYGSHLAEMERIEQLNSGLHLAGNYRTGISVTYCLEAALSQ, encoded by the coding sequence ATGAACGCTCCAGCTCATTCCCCCAAAACCTGTATCATCGGAGCGGGCATTAGTGGACTCGCCCGCGCCTGGCAACTTAAGCGCGCCGGCCAAGACTGCACCGTGCTGGAACAATCTGCCCTCCCTGGTGGTGCGATGCGCAGCGTCCGAGACGGCGAACACCTTGCCGAAGAAGGCCCCAACTCGATTCTACTCAACAGCCTCGAAATCGAAGCCTTCCTCGACAGCATCCCCGGCCTCAACGACTCAATTATCGAAGCTCTGCCCGAAGCGAACAAGCGCTTCATCGTGCGCGACGGCAAACCACACGCAGTGCCCATGGGGCCGATCTCAGCGATCACCACCCCGCTCTGGTCGTTTGCGGGCAAGCTGCGCGTGCTCAAAGAGCCCTTCGTCAAAGCCGCGCCCGCAGACGGCGAAGAAAGCGTGGCCAACTTCGTGCGCCGCCGCCTCGGCGACCAACTTTACCGCTACGCGATCAACCCACTGGTTGGCGGCATCTATGCAGGCGACCCCGAAAAGCTTTCGCTCCCATATGCCTTCCCAAAGCTACACGCGCTAGATCAAAATCACGGCGGCCTCATACGCGGAGCCATTGCCAAAATGCGCGCCGCACGTGCCAACAAAGGCCCCAAGCCACGCAAACGTATTATTTCGTTTAAAAACGGCATGGCCGAGTTGCCCGAAAAACTCGCCGCCGCACTAGGCGATAGCCTGCACACGGCAGTCACCATCCAATCCATACGTAAATCCGACTCACAATGGACTGTTACGTGGAAGCACCCTGATGGCACAGTGACTGAGGACAGCTTTGACAAACTCATTCTGACAGTTCCCGCGCATCGCGCCGCACACCTGCCCTTTGACTCTGAGCTTCAAGGCCAACTCTCAGCCTTAGACGCCATCGATTACCCGCCCGTCTCAGTGCTGAGCCTCGGCTTTAAGCGAGCCGATGTCGCACATCCAATCGACGGCTTTGGCGCGCTCGTGCCAGAGTGTGAAGGCCGCAAGATTCTCGGCGTGCTCTTCCCCTCCAGCCTCTTTCCACAACGCGCGCCGGATGGCGAAGTGCTGCTCACCGTCTTCATCGGCGGCGAACGCCAACCCGAGTGCGCGACTGCCGACACCGAAGCACTCATGCGCACCGTGCTCCCGGAGTTAGAACAACTACTAGGCGTCACCGGCCAACCCACCTTTGTGCATCACAAGCACTGGGACAAAGCCATTCCACAATACAAACTCGGCTACGGCAGCCACCTAGCCGAGATGGAACGTATCGAACAGCTGAACTCAGGACTCCACCTCGCTGGAAACTATCGCACCGGCATCTCCGTGACCTACTGCCTCGAAGCGGCACTTAGCCAATAG
- the hemE gene encoding uroporphyrinogen decarboxylase — protein MTSRERFLAAANCQPVDRPPIWLMRQAGRYLPEYRALKAEHDFVTMVRTPELAAEVTLQPLKRFPLDAAVIFSDILVIPEALGQGYHFRDQGGIGMDYLLDTPEKIAALDPSKVTEKLNYVAGALELTRKQMGEDKALLGFCGSPWTLACYMVEGGSAKDFVAIKKLAWDQPEQFEALMQKLTNSIVEYLHMQIDAGADAIQIFDSWGAICPATHYEAWSLRWIRHIITELKKRVPVILYAKGMGHKTPEQIQTGASVLSLDWTMNLRRVRSTLNHGTAIQGNLDPVVLTTTPEITRIEAKRVLEQAGNQPGFIFNLGHGMIPSAKVECVEALMEVVTGQKNA, from the coding sequence ATGACCTCACGTGAACGTTTCCTCGCCGCCGCCAATTGCCAACCTGTCGATCGCCCGCCGATCTGGCTCATGCGCCAAGCTGGCCGCTACCTACCCGAATACCGCGCCCTCAAGGCCGAGCACGATTTCGTCACGATGGTGCGCACCCCTGAGCTGGCCGCCGAAGTCACCCTGCAACCGCTGAAGCGCTTCCCTCTGGACGCCGCAGTCATTTTTTCCGACATCCTCGTCATCCCCGAAGCACTCGGCCAAGGCTATCACTTCCGCGATCAAGGTGGCATCGGCATGGACTACCTGCTCGATACGCCCGAAAAAATCGCAGCACTCGATCCGTCCAAGGTCACTGAAAAGCTCAACTACGTCGCTGGCGCCCTGGAACTGACGCGCAAGCAGATGGGCGAAGACAAAGCACTACTCGGCTTCTGCGGTTCGCCGTGGACACTGGCTTGCTACATGGTCGAAGGCGGCTCAGCCAAGGACTTCGTTGCGATCAAAAAACTCGCATGGGATCAGCCTGAGCAATTTGAGGCGCTCATGCAGAAGCTCACCAACTCGATCGTCGAATATTTGCACATGCAGATCGATGCCGGTGCCGACGCCATTCAAATCTTTGATTCTTGGGGCGCCATTTGCCCAGCCACGCACTACGAGGCATGGTCACTGCGCTGGATTCGCCACATCATCACCGAACTCAAAAAGCGCGTGCCAGTCATTCTCTACGCCAAAGGCATGGGGCACAAGACTCCGGAACAGATCCAAACCGGTGCATCCGTCCTCAGTCTCGATTGGACGATGAACCTACGCCGCGTGCGCAGCACACTTAACCACGGCACCGCGATTCAAGGCAACCTCGACCCTGTCGTATTGACAACCACTCCCGAGATCACACGCATCGAAGCAAAGCGTGTGCTGGAGCAAGCAGGCAACCAACCTGGCTTCATTTTCAACCTCGGCCACGGCATGATCCCAAGCGCCAAGGTCGAATGCGTCGAAGCCTTGATGGAAGTCGTGACAGGGCAGAAAAACGCGTAA
- the hemF gene encoding oxygen-dependent coproporphyrinogen oxidase encodes MPTIDPELVRSYLLDLQDRICHALEQEDGSGPFREDNWQRPEGGGGRSRVMEGGTVFEKAGINFSDVQGASLPPSATATRPQLAGAPFRAMGVSLVCHPLNPHVPTTHMNVRFFYAEPVDGEPIWWFGGGFDLTPYYGHQEDAVHWHQTARDACEPFGSELYPKFKDVCDQYFFLPHRDEARGIGGIFFDDFNAGGFEQAFAFMQCVGDHFVPAYQPIVAKRKALPYTERERNFQLYRRGRYVEFNLVHDRGTHFGLQSKGRTESILMSLPPLVRWDYDWHPEPDSPEAELYTDFLKPKDWLKSIKN; translated from the coding sequence ATGCCAACAATAGATCCAGAACTCGTCCGCAGCTACCTACTCGACCTGCAAGATCGCATCTGTCACGCCCTCGAACAAGAGGACGGCAGCGGCCCATTCCGCGAAGACAATTGGCAACGCCCCGAAGGCGGTGGCGGTCGCTCGCGCGTGATGGAAGGTGGCACAGTCTTTGAGAAAGCAGGCATCAATTTTTCCGACGTGCAAGGCGCCAGCCTCCCGCCGTCCGCTACCGCGACTCGCCCGCAGCTCGCTGGCGCACCGTTTCGCGCCATGGGCGTCTCACTCGTCTGCCACCCGCTCAATCCGCATGTGCCCACCACGCATATGAATGTGCGCTTCTTCTATGCAGAGCCAGTCGATGGCGAACCGATCTGGTGGTTTGGCGGCGGTTTCGACCTGACGCCCTACTACGGCCACCAGGAAGACGCCGTGCACTGGCACCAAACCGCACGCGACGCCTGCGAGCCCTTTGGCAGTGAGCTGTATCCAAAATTTAAAGACGTCTGCGACCAGTATTTCTTCCTCCCACATCGCGACGAAGCCCGCGGGATCGGTGGCATCTTCTTTGACGACTTCAACGCTGGCGGATTTGAACAAGCCTTCGCCTTCATGCAATGCGTAGGCGACCACTTCGTGCCCGCCTACCAACCCATCGTCGCCAAGCGCAAAGCGCTGCCCTACACCGAACGCGAGCGCAACTTCCAGCTCTACCGCCGCGGCCGCTACGTCGAGTTCAACCTAGTGCACGACCGCGGCACCCACTTCGGCCTGCAATCCAAAGGCCGCACCGAATCCATCCTCATGTCACTGCCACCGCTCGTCCGCTGGGACTACGACTGGCACCCCGAGCCCGACTCTCCCGAAGCCGAGCTTTACACCGACTTCCTCAAACCAAAGGATTGGCTAAAATCAATTAAGAATTAG
- a CDS encoding NAD-dependent epimerase/dehydratase family protein codes for MCDQLLPSAVTSNLPKSVMIFGCGYVGTALAKVLLSNGVRVGALTRNAEKALALRDLGLSEVVVADLSDEAWHAQLSASYESVVNCVSSAGGGIAGYRKSYLEGQLSILKWAQGRAIQSYLYTSSTSVYPQDGGVSVDETADTSEAPATGQVLRESEQLLADAGDAFGAWYVLRLAGIYGPKRHYLLDMLRSGESVIPGVGDYFLNLIHRDDIVGAICTAIAQPQSANSGIYNVADNHPSTKAELVGWLAEQLQQAPPRFDPDHVSPRLQRRGGRMPSRAISNLKLRQSLGWSPHYEDFRAGYAGLLK; via the coding sequence ATGTGTGATCAACTTTTACCTAGTGCTGTGACTTCGAACTTGCCCAAATCGGTGATGATTTTCGGTTGCGGCTATGTTGGCACGGCTTTGGCCAAGGTGCTCTTGTCGAACGGTGTGCGTGTCGGTGCGTTGACGCGTAATGCTGAGAAGGCTTTGGCTTTGCGGGATTTGGGCCTGAGTGAGGTGGTCGTGGCTGATCTGAGCGATGAGGCCTGGCATGCGCAGTTGTCCGCTTCGTATGAATCGGTGGTCAATTGCGTGAGCTCGGCGGGTGGCGGCATCGCGGGCTATCGGAAGTCGTATTTAGAGGGGCAGCTTTCGATTTTGAAATGGGCGCAGGGGCGCGCAATACAGTCGTATCTCTATACCAGCAGCACATCGGTGTATCCACAGGATGGCGGTGTCAGTGTGGATGAGACGGCGGATACTTCCGAGGCTCCAGCAACAGGGCAGGTGCTGCGTGAGTCGGAACAGTTGTTGGCCGACGCGGGCGATGCATTTGGTGCGTGGTATGTGCTGCGCTTAGCTGGGATTTATGGGCCGAAGCGGCATTACTTGCTCGATATGCTGCGCTCTGGCGAGTCGGTGATTCCCGGAGTCGGTGATTATTTTCTAAATTTAATCCATCGCGACGATATTGTGGGGGCGATCTGCACCGCGATCGCGCAGCCGCAGTCGGCGAATTCAGGCATTTACAATGTGGCGGACAATCATCCGTCTACGAAGGCGGAATTGGTAGGCTGGTTGGCGGAGCAATTGCAGCAAGCGCCGCCGCGCTTTGACCCTGATCATGTGTCGCCTCGTTTACAGCGTCGTGGAGGGCGGATGCCGAGTCGGGCTATCTCGAATCTGAAGCTGCGTCAGTCGTTGGGATGGAGTCCGCACTATGAGGATTTTCGTGCGGGGTATGCGGGGCTGTTGAAGTAG
- a CDS encoding CBS domain-containing protein, producing the protein MPLNKVTVSILLKEKSASVYCIAPDSTVDAAVSEMNRQRIGSIIVQEADRVVGIFTERDVLTRVVAAGRDPKATTVREVMTSDFLFICEKTSVEDAMQMMTDKRVRHLPVLAGDQLLGMVSIGDVTRWLLKVNEMEAENLRNYVFGEYPG; encoded by the coding sequence ATGCCCTTAAATAAAGTTACTGTTTCGATTCTACTTAAAGAGAAGAGTGCTTCTGTCTATTGTATTGCACCAGATTCAACCGTAGATGCGGCGGTCTCTGAGATGAATCGACAGCGTATTGGTTCGATCATTGTCCAAGAGGCAGATCGTGTGGTCGGTATCTTTACTGAACGTGATGTGTTGACGCGTGTCGTGGCCGCAGGTCGCGACCCCAAGGCGACGACTGTGCGCGAAGTGATGACCTCTGATTTTCTATTCATTTGCGAGAAGACTTCGGTGGAGGACGCCATGCAAATGATGACCGATAAGCGTGTGCGCCACTTGCCTGTATTGGCTGGGGATCAGTTGCTCGGCATGGTGTCGATCGGCGACGTGACGCGTTGGTTGTTGAAGGTCAATGAGATGGAAGCCGAGAATCTGCGCAATTACGTGTTTGGGGAGTATCCGGGTTGA
- a CDS encoding YbaB/EbfC family nucleoid-associated protein produces the protein MAGVGKLLKQAQKMQKQMESVQAKLAEQIIEVSSGGGAINIKINGQGEFQDFKIDPEFLKEDAEFIEETLLGAVQEAAAKAKETSEEAMGAVTGGMGGGFPGF, from the coding sequence ATGGCAGGAGTAGGTAAACTATTGAAGCAGGCGCAGAAGATGCAAAAGCAGATGGAGAGCGTTCAAGCAAAGCTCGCAGAGCAAATCATCGAAGTCTCTAGCGGCGGCGGTGCGATCAACATTAAGATCAATGGTCAAGGTGAGTTTCAGGACTTCAAGATTGATCCAGAATTTTTGAAAGAAGACGCAGAATTTATCGAAGAGACCCTGCTTGGTGCGGTTCAAGAAGCTGCTGCTAAAGCGAAGGAAACCAGTGAAGAAGCGATGGGCGCCGTAACGGGTGGCATGGGCGGCGGCTTCCCTGGATTTTAA
- the recR gene encoding recombination mediator RecR gives MTPAFETLLQELKRLPGLGFRSAERIAMHLLVEQPEALEDLMESMGKARAAVRRCETCGNIAESAQCAICVDDRRNRGSICVVEHVPDLIALERSSAWKGQYHVLHGKLSPIHGVGPDDLNLNSLSARLESGEITEFVLALSNDIEGQATCHYIQEEVVGERPIKVTRIGFGLPSGGGVTYADSVTLRSALEGRRDYQ, from the coding sequence GTGACTCCCGCCTTTGAGACGCTCTTGCAGGAGCTGAAGCGCCTGCCAGGTCTGGGCTTTCGATCCGCCGAGCGCATTGCGATGCACTTGTTGGTCGAACAGCCCGAGGCGTTGGAGGATCTCATGGAGTCGATGGGCAAGGCGCGTGCTGCGGTGCGTCGTTGTGAAACTTGCGGCAACATTGCCGAGAGTGCCCAGTGCGCGATCTGTGTCGATGATCGGCGTAACCGTGGCTCGATCTGTGTGGTCGAGCACGTGCCGGATTTGATCGCGCTTGAGCGTTCGTCGGCATGGAAGGGGCAGTATCATGTCTTGCATGGTAAGCTCTCGCCGATTCACGGCGTCGGCCCCGATGATCTCAATTTGAATAGCCTGAGCGCTCGCCTCGAGTCAGGTGAGATTACCGAGTTCGTGCTCGCACTCTCGAACGATATCGAAGGGCAAGCGACGTGTCATTACATCCAGGAGGAAGTGGTCGGAGAGCGCCCGATCAAAGTGACTCGTATCGGATTTGGTTTACCGAGCGGTGGGGGCGTGACTTACGCCGATTCAGTGACCTTGCGCAGTGCGCTCGAAGGTCGCAGGGATTATCAGTAG
- a CDS encoding DUF4136 domain-containing protein codes for MKNWIYILKILVPGLLLGTMMGSAQSQPSTDELVKNPSFHILVNHEQKIPSTGTFDFDTKLFKIDYKKEFDLHVVDQRIVGALETGFNRKGLKYDSKKPDLFVSYAVAFDAGLTGAEFNAAYATEFPISVPEPEPGQELNYHQGTLIVDVVDAKSRILLWRGSIMVKLDMDISEADKDRRVQHIVRVLLEHFPNAKL; via the coding sequence ATGAAAAATTGGATATATATACTGAAGATCTTAGTGCCTGGTTTGCTTCTGGGAACGATGATGGGGAGCGCACAGTCCCAACCCTCCACGGACGAATTGGTGAAAAACCCGTCCTTCCATATCCTTGTCAACCACGAGCAAAAAATCCCCTCAACTGGCACTTTTGACTTCGATACCAAGCTGTTCAAAATTGACTACAAGAAAGAGTTTGACCTTCACGTCGTCGATCAGCGAATCGTCGGAGCACTGGAGACTGGCTTTAATCGTAAAGGCTTAAAATATGATTCGAAAAAACCGGATCTGTTCGTCAGTTACGCGGTCGCGTTTGATGCTGGATTAACGGGTGCAGAATTCAACGCAGCCTATGCAACCGAATTTCCCATATCAGTCCCTGAGCCAGAACCTGGACAGGAATTGAACTACCATCAGGGAACGTTGATTGTCGATGTCGTTGATGCCAAATCACGGATACTGCTATGGCGCGGCTCGATCATGGTGAAGCTCGACATGGATATCAGCGAAGCGGACAAGGACCGTCGGGTTCAGCACATTGTGCGCGTCCTGCTGGAACATTTCCCCAACGCAAAACTGTAG
- a CDS encoding DUF3568 family protein, producing MTVKTNRLLTGSKWLLALFAITIMTSCRLLVNTAVVGVGVVGLAGYGVYKGGEAVVSTVGDAGSAVGDAVGGTHDSVVVSRGTLKMKSKYSVTLLYHAASKACQNAEFNSITGQKDALSGQVHAKTSSNENVLVTLEMLEKGVTAVQIRIGDGNLKQSEYLYDQMLTLLGDES from the coding sequence ATGACTGTAAAAACCAATCGACTTTTAACAGGCTCAAAATGGCTTCTCGCGCTTTTTGCCATCACTATAATGACGAGTTGCCGTCTCCTCGTGAATACGGCGGTGGTAGGAGTCGGAGTCGTTGGCCTCGCAGGTTACGGCGTTTATAAGGGTGGCGAAGCTGTAGTGTCGACCGTAGGAGATGCTGGGTCGGCCGTAGGAGATGCGGTCGGAGGCACACATGACTCAGTGGTCGTGTCCAGAGGGACATTGAAGATGAAAAGCAAATATTCCGTGACACTCCTCTATCACGCGGCAAGCAAGGCGTGTCAGAATGCCGAATTTAATTCGATAACGGGTCAAAAAGATGCTTTGTCTGGGCAAGTTCATGCAAAAACCAGCTCGAACGAAAACGTTCTGGTAACCTTGGAAATGCTGGAAAAAGGAGTGACTGCAGTGCAGATACGGATCGGCGACGGCAACCTAAAGCAATCTGAGTATCTCTACGACCAGATGCTCACTCTACTAGGAGATGAATCATGA
- a CDS encoding amidohydrolase family protein, translated as MVPVFCILGIICALLIVRLLCFKGPMQAPVTLPPTGILDMHCHTAGFGAGESGAWVSPALRNSWKFNLYLMIFGTNEKTVSAEGDQVVMDIIARSLRESVHVDAAVILALDAPYTIDGDLNCAAGEACVPNRFVGEAVKAHSELYFGASVHPNRTDALRELEWSKANGAVFVKWLPNIQDIDPADERYVAYYNKLVELDLPLLTHVGDEDSFSKTNNALGDPQLLHLALKCGVRVIAAHVASSGTSGGQDNVERLLEMMPQYPNLMADLSTLTQFNRRKHFPKVLQDSRLKGRLMYGTDYPLTNTPLVSPAQYFLHLEVKQLWQLMRTRNSWDRDVRLKAALGVPPEVFRLSREFLDL; from the coding sequence ATGGTCCCCGTCTTCTGTATCCTTGGAATCATCTGTGCACTACTGATTGTGCGTCTTCTCTGCTTTAAGGGGCCGATGCAGGCACCGGTGACGCTGCCACCGACTGGGATACTTGATATGCATTGCCATACCGCTGGCTTCGGAGCGGGCGAGAGTGGGGCGTGGGTGTCTCCAGCGCTGCGCAATAGTTGGAAGTTTAATCTCTATTTGATGATCTTCGGCACGAATGAGAAGACAGTCAGTGCGGAGGGCGATCAGGTCGTCATGGATATCATTGCGCGCTCATTGCGTGAGTCCGTGCATGTCGACGCGGCAGTGATCCTCGCGCTCGATGCACCATACACCATTGATGGTGATCTGAACTGTGCCGCGGGCGAAGCCTGTGTGCCCAATCGTTTTGTAGGTGAGGCCGTGAAAGCCCATTCCGAACTATACTTTGGGGCGAGTGTGCATCCAAACCGAACAGACGCCCTCAGAGAGCTAGAGTGGTCCAAGGCAAACGGGGCGGTCTTTGTTAAATGGTTACCGAATATTCAGGACATCGATCCCGCGGATGAACGCTATGTGGCGTATTACAATAAATTGGTGGAGTTGGATCTGCCATTACTGACCCACGTTGGCGATGAGGATTCCTTCTCAAAAACAAACAACGCACTGGGGGATCCACAGCTACTGCACCTTGCGCTGAAGTGTGGTGTGCGTGTCATCGCAGCGCATGTTGCGAGTTCTGGCACGTCCGGCGGTCAGGATAATGTTGAACGCTTGCTGGAGATGATGCCGCAGTATCCGAATCTGATGGCTGACCTCTCGACGCTGACCCAGTTCAATCGCAGAAAACATTTCCCAAAAGTGCTTCAGGATTCGCGACTAAAAGGGCGACTGATGTATGGCACTGACTATCCACTCACCAATACGCCGCTCGTGTCACCTGCGCAGTATTTTCTACATCTAGAAGTGAAGCAGCTCTGGCAGTTGATGCGGACACGCAACTCCTGGGATCGTGACGTTCGCCTTAAAGCAGCCCTCGGCGTGCCTCCTGAGGTCTTTCGACTCAGTCGCGAGTTTCTGGATCTATAA
- the rbsC gene encoding ribose ABC transporter permease: protein MNKVLKGFLASKPLIGLVVFSIVVALLNPGFLTTDNLLNVLRQTSINAIIAIGMTYVILSAGIDLSVGSVLAFTGAVAAALLAAGVPLPLVIILPLLLGALLGAVSGALVGYGKLQPFITTLVAMTFLRGATLVFTDGKPISIAGDNVALMNFIGSGSLLGIPVTVLIMLLAMIAAYFSLNHTRFGRHVYAVGGNEEATRLSGINTNRVKVMVYAVSGMLAALAGIILTARLGTASPTAGMAYELDAIAAVVLGGTSLVGGSGRISGTLIGALIIGVLANALNLMGVSSNYQMMIKAIVILAAVLADRQGGILLISGKVKAMLGATVGLLLILVVVFFRGGSDAQIGLVISTQNNPFFVSLKEGAIAEAERAGVGIVVLNSQDDPVKERANVEDLLVRGVKVILINPVNSDAVGQSIKLANARQVAVVTLDRAAGSGEVTSHIASDNAAGGTMAAEYMVAELGRGAKVAELQGLAGTDAARDRGNGFHAIADSQLDIKISLAADFDRSKGYNTMTDIMQAQPDLQGVFAHNDEMALGALKAIEESGKDILVVGFDANEDAVHMVESGAMGATIAQQPELIGETGVITALKIINEEKDIPTSSPVELQIIKR, encoded by the coding sequence ATGAATAAAGTTCTAAAGGGATTCCTGGCAAGCAAGCCACTGATTGGGCTGGTAGTTTTTTCAATCGTGGTCGCCTTGCTCAACCCGGGGTTTCTAACCACGGACAACCTGTTGAATGTCCTGCGACAAACATCGATCAATGCCATCATCGCCATTGGCATGACCTATGTCATCCTTTCTGCGGGCATCGACCTTTCAGTCGGGTCCGTGCTGGCATTCACAGGAGCTGTAGCCGCTGCGCTGCTGGCAGCAGGTGTGCCATTGCCCTTGGTCATCATTCTCCCTTTATTACTGGGCGCACTGCTCGGCGCAGTCAGTGGGGCTCTGGTTGGATATGGCAAACTACAACCATTCATCACCACTCTGGTGGCAATGACCTTTCTACGCGGAGCGACTTTGGTATTTACCGATGGTAAGCCGATTTCCATTGCAGGTGACAATGTGGCGCTAATGAACTTCATTGGTTCGGGCTCCCTGCTCGGCATCCCAGTGACCGTGTTGATCATGTTGCTCGCGATGATCGCAGCATATTTTTCTCTCAACCATACGCGCTTCGGACGTCATGTCTACGCCGTCGGGGGCAACGAGGAAGCCACCCGTCTCTCGGGCATCAATACCAACCGTGTCAAGGTCATGGTCTATGCGGTCAGTGGCATGCTGGCTGCACTCGCTGGTATTATTCTGACCGCACGGCTCGGGACGGCATCTCCAACTGCCGGCATGGCCTATGAATTGGATGCCATCGCTGCGGTGGTTCTAGGAGGCACCTCACTGGTGGGCGGTAGTGGCCGAATATCCGGCACCCTGATTGGCGCACTGATCATCGGTGTGCTGGCTAATGCGCTCAACCTGATGGGGGTGTCCTCAAACTATCAGATGATGATCAAAGCGATAGTCATTCTGGCCGCCGTGCTTGCCGATCGTCAGGGAGGAATCCTGCTTATTTCTGGCAAAGTAAAAGCCATGCTAGGCGCTACTGTCGGGCTGTTACTGATCCTGGTCGTGGTATTCTTCCGAGGTGGCAGTGACGCCCAAATCGGGTTGGTTATCTCAACTCAGAATAATCCGTTTTTTGTTAGCCTTAAAGAAGGCGCCATTGCAGAAGCCGAGCGTGCAGGTGTGGGCATTGTCGTCCTCAACTCACAGGATGACCCAGTGAAGGAACGTGCCAACGTGGAAGACCTGCTGGTGCGTGGAGTCAAGGTGATCCTCATCAACCCAGTCAACTCCGATGCCGTAGGACAATCCATCAAACTAGCCAATGCACGCCAGGTAGCGGTGGTCACTCTCGATCGCGCGGCAGGTTCAGGTGAAGTGACCTCCCACATCGCCTCGGACAATGCCGCTGGGGGGACAATGGCAGCAGAATACATGGTGGCAGAACTTGGCAGAGGAGCCAAGGTGGCAGAATTACAGGGTCTGGCTGGCACCGATGCGGCTCGTGATCGTGGCAATGGATTCCATGCGATTGCCGACAGCCAGTTGGATATCAAAATCTCGCTGGCAGCCGACTTTGACCGTTCTAAAGGTTACAATACCATGACCGATATCATGCAGGCACAACCCGACCTCCAGGGTGTGTTCGCCCATAATGACGAAATGGCACTCGGCGCTCTCAAAGCGATTGAGGAAAGTGGCAAAGACATTCTGGTGGTTGGATTTGATGCCAATGAAGATGCCGTCCATATGGTGGAGTCCGGTGCCATGGGTGCCACGATTGCGCAACAACCAGAACTCATCGGTGAAACCGGAGTCATTACCGCTCTCAAAATAATCAATGAGGAAAAGGACATCCCGACTTCATCCCCAGTGGAACTACAGATCATAAAACGTTAG